A section of the Lujinxingia vulgaris genome encodes:
- a CDS encoding DegT/DnrJ/EryC1/StrS family aminotransferase, with protein sequence MNPPNKTRIYLSPPDIGELERRYVQEAFDTNWIAPLGPNVDGFEQELAAYVGSGHAAALVSGTAALHLALRLCGVGPGDEVVVSSLTFVASAAPVVQLGASCTFIDAERDSWNLDPALVAELFEARAREGRLPRALIVVHLYGQSADIDPLVELCDRYGVALIEDAAEALGATYKGKSPGSFGRAGIFSFNGNKIITSSGGGMLVSDDAELIAHARKLATQARDPAPHYEHTELGYNYRMSNVVAGIGRGQLATLDQKVAARRANFAHYVEGLGDLPGIAFQPEAAWGTHSRWLTCLTVDAEAFGNDREAIRLALEAENIEARPVWKPMHMQPVFQEAPMVGGAVSEDLFERGLCLPSGSSLSQADRERIIAIVRGCAR encoded by the coding sequence ATGAACCCACCGAACAAGACGCGGATTTACCTCTCTCCTCCGGACATCGGCGAGCTGGAGCGGCGCTATGTGCAGGAGGCTTTTGATACGAACTGGATCGCGCCGCTGGGGCCTAACGTCGACGGCTTTGAGCAGGAGCTGGCCGCCTATGTGGGGTCGGGGCATGCGGCGGCGCTTGTAAGCGGAACCGCAGCGTTGCATCTGGCGTTGAGGTTGTGCGGGGTGGGGCCAGGCGATGAGGTCGTGGTCTCGTCTCTGACGTTTGTGGCCAGCGCGGCGCCGGTGGTGCAGCTGGGCGCAAGCTGCACCTTTATCGACGCCGAGCGCGACTCCTGGAACCTCGATCCGGCGCTCGTCGCCGAGCTTTTTGAGGCTCGGGCGCGGGAAGGGCGCCTGCCCCGCGCGCTGATCGTGGTGCACCTCTACGGTCAATCCGCCGACATCGACCCGCTGGTCGAGCTCTGCGATCGCTACGGCGTGGCGCTGATCGAAGACGCCGCCGAGGCCCTGGGCGCGACCTATAAGGGCAAAAGCCCCGGGAGTTTTGGTCGGGCGGGGATCTTTTCGTTTAACGGCAACAAGATCATCACCTCCTCGGGCGGGGGGATGCTGGTGAGCGACGACGCCGAGCTCATCGCGCACGCCCGCAAGCTCGCCACCCAGGCCCGCGACCCGGCGCCCCACTACGAGCATACCGAGCTGGGTTACAACTACCGCATGAGCAATGTGGTGGCGGGCATCGGCCGCGGCCAGCTCGCCACGCTCGATCAGAAGGTCGCCGCGCGCCGCGCCAACTTCGCCCATTATGTCGAGGGTTTGGGCGATCTTCCCGGCATCGCGTTTCAGCCGGAAGCGGCCTGGGGCACCCACTCCCGCTGGCTGACCTGCCTGACGGTTGACGCGGAGGCGTTCGGCAACGATCGCGAGGCGATCCGCCTGGCGCTGGAGGCCGAGAACATCGAGGCGCGGCCGGTCTGGAAGCCGATGCATATGCAGCCGGTGTTTCAGGAGGCCCCGATGGTCGGCGGCGCCGTCAGCGAAGATCTTTTTGAGCGCGGCCTCTGCCTGCCCTCCGGATCGTCGCTGAGCCAGGCCGATCGCGAGCGCATCATCGCTATTGTGCGCGGCTGCGCCCGCTGA